In the genome of Methanococcoides burtonii DSM 6242, the window CAATGTGAATATCCCTAATGGGAACTTAATGAAAAGGAAAACAAGTCCCTTCCATGTCACGGGATTCAGTATATAGCCTTTTATTTTCTCAAAGTTCTTCTGATATTTTATCCCGCGATTCTCCATAGGTGGTACATCCACTCCCAGAAGCCAGATCGCAAGCTGTCTTTCAAAAGCGGCAAGTTCCCACCATGCAACTAGCATCAGAATAAGGATCGGTAGTCCGATTAGGGTTATGGATAGACCTAATCCCATGGAAAGTCCGGTCACAAGGAAAATGAAATAGGCTGTTCCGAGGGGGAATGTGAACAAAAGGTACGTCAGATTCAGATAGGTCTGTCTTTTAGTGACCACTCCGAAGAAATCACGTATCCATTTTGTTATGTCATTTAGATCCATGTGGAACATTCTCCTTTATGATAATAAACTTCACATCATAAATCCGCTTTATGTGAAACTTAATTGCGTTTTTGTCTTCTGAAAATGAAGTATGTCAGTGCACCTAATAATTGTGCAAATACTATAATAATGATCCATATAAGTTTATCATTTCCATACGATGGCTCGTTCATAACACAATCGATAAGCATCCATGTCCAGAAAATAGTACTCCCTATTGCAATCCCTGCAAACAGCAGGAACAGCAAACAATTTACCGGCAAGAACATCCAGCCATCGAACATATTATTTTCTCCTTTGCATTTTATATTTTAGTTCTTTCAATCATGTCTCAATGCATCGACCGGTTTCATCTTAGCAGCTTTGTTCGCAGGATATGCTCCGGCGATCAGGCCAACGAATATGGATACAACAAAGCCTGCAAATATCTTCGATGCAGGAAGTACGACTGGAAGGTTCATGAATGTTGCAGCCCCATATGCTCCGGCACAACCAAGTATCACTCCAAGGATGCCACCGATAGTTCCCACGACCGCTGATTCAACGATGAACATCGTAAGGACATCGAAATTAGAATACCCTATGGATTTCATCAAACCTATCTCCGACGTACGTTCGGTAACGGTGACCAGCATGATGTTCATGATCCCGATGGAACCTACAACAAGTGAAATGAATGCAACTGCTGTCAGCAGTCTGGAAAGGGCACTTGAAAGGGAGCCTGCATTCTCAAGTAATTCCTGCTGGTCCATGATGAAATACGGCTTGATGTCATCTTCCTCCATATCCCTTGATGAGATCCCCATATATCTTCCGAGTCTCTTATCTATCTCCCCGGATGTTTCTGTGACTGTCTCAATTGATTCCCCTTCGGCGAAGATGGTGGAATAATCACTGACCGAGAGGATCTCGTTCATGGTGGGTATTGGAATGAATATCCTTTTATCAGGGACCATTCCTCCCGATATGAAGCTTGGTTCTGATTTTTGAACAATACCTTTGACCTGGAATGTCTGTGTTATTTCTTCTCCATCACGTGTTCGGAAATTTATCTCTATCGAATTCTTATTCGATAACTTCCGGTCAAAAGTATCTTCAGATACATCATAACCTATCACTGCTACATACTGATCATTGTCTTTGATGAAATTCCCTTCACTAAGTCCAATGTTTGCGACCTCATCATAGTCGCCTGTGACCCCCGTAATTGATACTCTCCGCGAATCTGACATATAAGTGACTTCAGCTACCTGTTCATTGATAGGTGAAGCTCTCAGTACTCCCGGGGTTTTCCTGACAACCTCCAGTTCGTTATCAAAGAACGTGTTTGGTTCATTTGCACTCACATAGATGAAATTCGAGCCGATCGTTCCTATCTCTTCATCAAAATACTGATTAAAGCTCGCACCTAAGGAAACATTGGCAATAACAGCAGCTACTCCTATGACGATCCCCAGAGTTGTAAGCGTGGAACGAAGCTTGGAGCTAAAAATACTTCCAAATGCAATTTCAAGTGACTGCTTCAGATCGACCATTGTATATCTCCTTCTAATAGTGCACCTGATTTCACTTAATCCTGTTTCCTTTTCTTGTAAATGAAGATCCCTGCTGCTGCCACTATCAAAAGTACGAAAGCAATAGTTGAACTGCCAGCTTTGGTATCTGTTTTCTCTTCAACTATCTCAAGTTCGCCTACATCGGCAGATGTTGTGTGATCGTTAAACCCATTCCTGTATTCTGCTTCAAGGGTGAGTGGAGTTAGTTCTATTTCCTCTTCTGCAACAGCGCTAAATTCAATTGTAAAAAGTTCGTCCGGTTTCATCGAGCCGATAAAATACTCTGCAGGGGAAAATTTGATTCCTTCAGCTATTGGTCTGACACTCACTGAAGATATCGTGTTCTGATGAAGATTCGCAATATCGAACTGTATCTTCCCTTCACTGTTAGTTAATATCATGGACTTTGAGGGGATCATCTTGAGGGATGAACTGTCAATAGTGACCGGTACTCTCCAGATGGTGTTATAAGAATATGAATTACCAATTATCGCAAGGTCCAGATAGTATGTTCCTTCCTGGACATCTTCCGGAACCTCTACATTGAATGTAAGGGTGACCGAATTACCTGGTCCGACTATCCCGGCTTCTTGAACTCCGCTGGTGACCTTGATGCTGTCAGCACCTGTAAGACTTGCCGACTGGATACGTGCATTAGTGTCGTAATCCTCCCCATCAATATTGATCGTATTCTCTGATGCAGTATTTGTCAATTTGAAACTTATGGTGCCTTTATCTCCGGGACTGAACATATTTGGGGTTGATGTGGTCTCAGTAAGTTCAAGAGTACCTTTACTATCAAAAGTGGTGGATCCTACCTTTATTTTAAATGTGTCCTTTATCCAGGGACTGTTATCCGTCCCTCTGTAATATACATCAAAAGAAGCTGTTCCGGGTTTTGCATTTTCATCTACATACAGGCGGAACTCCTGTACAGATGCACTGTCTGGTGAAAGTATACCGATATTATTCTCAGCATTTTTTTCAGAATCAAGGGACAAAGGATATTCAGGGACAATTTTTATTGTTACGTCATCGGACTGTCCTGACCTGAAGTTTTCCACCTTTACCCATACATCTACATATTGTCCTATCTCTGCGGGAAATGGCTCATATTTCTGAATGCTGATATCCAGACTTGTTACGCTGTTCTCTTGTGCCGATACGGTAGGCATTACCATTATTAAAAGGACTATCATAACTGCAAAGACCGTTATTTCCTTTGTAATTTCTGAACTATAATTTCCCATGTTATCACCTTAATTATTTTCTATATAGCCGTCTTTTACGTGGATGGTCCTGTCAGCATATGCTGATGTTTCAGGATCATGTGTTATCATTATTATTGTGCTTCCATTTTTGTGAAGCCCGGAAAAAAGTTCCATGATCTCAACACTCGTCTTCGAGTCTAGGTTCCCTGTAGGTTCATCTGCCAGTATGATGGCAGGTTCGTTAATGAGGGCTCTTGCAATAGCGACCCTCTGTGATTGTCCACCTGAAAGCTCAGTGGGTTTGTGTTCCATACGGTCATCCAATCCCATCAGTCCCAGAAGCTGTTTCGCACGTTCGTTCACATCGATATCCGTTCTGCGGTTAGCATGTGTTGGTAATAGGACATTCTGTAAAGCTGTAAGTCTTGAAACAAGGTTGAAGTTCTGAAAAACAAAACCGATCTCTAATCCCCGAAGTTTTGCAAGTTCAGTCTCGGAGATACTGTTGATGTCCTTGCCCATGACAAGGACCTGTCCTTCACTTGGTCTGTCAAGGCATCCAAGCAGGTTCATAAGAGTACTTTTGCCAGAACCCGATGGTCCCATAATTGCAATGAACTCACCCTTTTTGACAGTGATATTGATATCATGAAGGATCGGTACTTCCGTGTCGGACAGATAATAACTTTTTTTCAGTCCAATGGTTTCCATGACCTTATCAGGTATGCCTTTCATTTTTTGTTTGGTCTGGTTGATAAATGCCTGTTCTTCCATGTGATACACGATCCTGTCTATTTATCGACGGGATTGACTATGCTCATATTTCTATATATACTTTCCGACATTTTGCGATTTGTCCGATAAATACTTTGAAATTTTCCGATACATTTTAATGCAGATTACAAGAGCGTCACAAATTTTTTATACATGCACTTCTACTAAAGATTATGAAAAAAATAAAAACTTTGTTGGTAGTTACATTATGCATAGTTTCATCACTTTTTCTAGGTTGTATTGAAGATTCAACTGTAAACACAAAGAATAC includes:
- a CDS encoding sensor domain-containing protein translates to MDLNDITKWIRDFFGVVTKRQTYLNLTYLLFTFPLGTAYFIFLVTGLSMGLGLSITLIGLPILILMLVAWWELAAFERQLAIWLLGVDVPPMENRGIKYQKNFEKIKGYILNPVTWKGLVFLFIKFPLGIFTLIVSFTLIGITLVFIATPFVYKLTEIGYSSGTSTFVIDSLAGALMMMFFGMIFGVFSLHIMNWMAKLSGILAKNLLGNTRSDMTNENNYTSFDDIELDEEKSIGCIEKVVPIDTEYIEE
- a CDS encoding PLDc N-terminal domain-containing protein, which gives rise to MFDGWMFLPVNCLLFLLFAGIAIGSTIFWTWMLIDCVMNEPSYGNDKLIWIIIIVFAQLLGALTYFIFRRQKRN
- a CDS encoding ABC transporter permease codes for the protein MVDLKQSLEIAFGSIFSSKLRSTLTTLGIVIGVAAVIANVSLGASFNQYFDEEIGTIGSNFIYVSANEPNTFFDNELEVVRKTPGVLRASPINEQVAEVTYMSDSRRVSITGVTGDYDEVANIGLSEGNFIKDNDQYVAVIGYDVSEDTFDRKLSNKNSIEINFRTRDGEEITQTFQVKGIVQKSEPSFISGGMVPDKRIFIPIPTMNEILSVSDYSTIFAEGESIETVTETSGEIDKRLGRYMGISSRDMEEDDIKPYFIMDQQELLENAGSLSSALSRLLTAVAFISLVVGSIGIMNIMLVTVTERTSEIGLMKSIGYSNFDVLTMFIVESAVVGTIGGILGVILGCAGAYGAATFMNLPVVLPASKIFAGFVVSIFVGLIAGAYPANKAAKMKPVDALRHD
- a CDS encoding COG1361 S-layer family protein, which codes for MGNYSSEITKEITVFAVMIVLLIMVMPTVSAQENSVTSLDISIQKYEPFPAEIGQYVDVWVKVENFRSGQSDDVTIKIVPEYPLSLDSEKNAENNIGILSPDSASVQEFRLYVDENAKPGTASFDVYYRGTDNSPWIKDTFKIKVGSTTFDSKGTLELTETTSTPNMFSPGDKGTISFKLTNTASENTINIDGEDYDTNARIQSASLTGADSIKVTSGVQEAGIVGPGNSVTLTFNVEVPEDVQEGTYYLDLAIIGNSYSYNTIWRVPVTIDSSSLKMIPSKSMILTNSEGKIQFDIANLHQNTISSVSVRPIAEGIKFSPAEYFIGSMKPDELFTIEFSAVAEEEIELTPLTLEAEYRNGFNDHTTSADVGELEIVEEKTDTKAGSSTIAFVLLIVAAAGIFIYKKRKQD
- a CDS encoding ABC transporter ATP-binding protein, which codes for MEEQAFINQTKQKMKGIPDKVMETIGLKKSYYLSDTEVPILHDINITVKKGEFIAIMGPSGSGKSTLMNLLGCLDRPSEGQVLVMGKDINSISETELAKLRGLEIGFVFQNFNLVSRLTALQNVLLPTHANRRTDIDVNERAKQLLGLMGLDDRMEHKPTELSGGQSQRVAIARALINEPAIILADEPTGNLDSKTSVEIMELFSGLHKNGSTIIMITHDPETSAYADRTIHVKDGYIENN